The nucleotide window ACGATTTCATGCTCGAAGTGGTCACCTTAGAGTCGTTTTCTTCCTCTCCATCCAAGACGAGTGCTGTGTTGTAGCGAGCGAGTACTTCAGCTAGTGTGTTGCGgaatttttcatctttttttctaTATTGTTTATATTTCTAAGGTttcaaaaggagagagaaaaaaaaaatagtggggaGGGGTATACAGAATTTACAGATTAAGGAGCGCTGTTACCATTAATGTTGTGGAGTGAGAGGCACGAGGGTGTGACGGCCAGCTTTCCTTCAATTCCACGGCTGGCCGTGGAAAGGTcagatatatatctatatatataactcctctgtttcttttcttttttacaaaGAGGGGCTGTCGTCGTGTACGGCGATAATATCTTCCGCGGCATATTTGAAGAGTTTGTCGGGCTGTGGCTGGCGGGGCGCGGCAGGCGTGGCGTACATTCTCACCGTCGATTGAGATCGGAGGTCACGCGGCGGGTGAGTGCGAAGCAAAACCCCACGTCTGTCTGTTCTGGAAATGACGGAAGCGCCCCCTCGCCGTGGATTTTTCCACTCCTCGACGTGATCAGCCGTCTCCGCGAGTGGTCGGAAAGCCATCGCTCCATGATCCACGCGGAGCCGTCTGATCGGCGTGCATGCGTGGCAATCCACGTGCCCTAAAATATGATTGGACTGGGATTAACGGGTTCGGATCATCCTAGTATGTTTTGCTCAATCATGGCATCGGATTCGCCGAGGGTCCTCACCCAAGTCTTCAAGTGGCGGAAAGAAGTGTCTCACCCATTCGCCGACGGACCACCGAGCTGCGTTGTTGTGCGGTCGGATCCACCTCGTCCTCCGCCTCCACCATGTCCTTTGCCCGTGGAAAGCGGAAAAGGAAGCACACATGGTCCAAGTCGGTGGAGCTCTAAAGATCTCAGTGCAGGAGAAGAAGAACCAGCCCATACTCCTCGGTGGTCCTGGAGGGACCAGGTCAGCGCAGGAAGTCTCTATCTTCGGTGCGATGGTCTTAGAAGCTTCTTCTTTGCCACTAGCGGGAGCAGAAACTGTTGTCCTGTTCGATTTCCTGCACTGAGTTGGATCGAAACGACAAGGATAGTACAGAAACTATCTCTGCATCGAGAGTGTTGTTATCTGCGACTCGTTGTAAGTAAGATCAGCAGTGTTAATGCCGTCCTATGAAATGAATATCTataccaaaaacaaaaaaaagcataACTATCGGAAATAGTTCGCTCTAGTGTTCTTTCTGTTGGAAAATGACTTCGAGGCTAGCAGACAAGACCTGaatctttctgatcattgaagacAAAACACAGGTAGCCAAAGTTCCAAAAGGAACATTTCTTGGGATAATCTTTCGAAAGGAACTCGGACAAGGGAATTGGAGCATGAAATAAAGCTGCTTTTTAGCTTGCATTATCCCATCTTGCAGAAACCATTCAGCGTGGTGGTCCAGCAAAATAAAGGACATGCATGTTCCTTCTCACCAGCTAATTCAAAATTATGGTCTTCAGCATGAAGCTTTGCCCTATCATTCGCGATGAAATATGGTCAAACAAACATCTCCTTTTGTCtacgggaaaaaaaaaaaaaggctttgcttctattttaattatttattagcaTAATAATTAAGAAGAACTGTGACAATGACCTGTACGTGGCATCTCTAAGCTCACGACACGTGTCATGTTTAATAGGCGGCTCGGTCCATCTCGTTCCATCGCATCGCGATCAAAAGAAGACCCATCGCATGTGGCCCGGTCCATCTAGTAAGATCGGAATAGTTGGCCCGGTCCATCTAGTAAGATCGGATTGGGTTCGGCCCGGTCCATCGCGATAAAAGGAAGACCCACCGTAGACCAGGAGTCGTCTTCTTAAATCCGATCGACCCATTGGGGGAAGTCGGCGGCCACCAAATCATCGCGGTTCCCGTCGGCGGCTACCGGTGATTCTCGTCCAGGGCACGGTTCGACAACTTGGAACGTATCTTTTCAGGTGAGTTCCTGTGGCTCCAATTCGTCCCGCGAACTCTGGTTTTGTCGCCATACGAGGAGGACCTCACCTTGCTTCCCGTTTAAATCTGCCCATTCTTGGCATTGATTGCCGACTCTGAATCCATATTTTATGTCCAATAATTGTGTCTGTCGGTCTCTGCATCATGGATGGGAAGTTCTTTGCGAGTTCATGCTTTGCTCATCATCTTTTGTTCGACCAACAGACGGAGCAAATCTCACGAAGTCGCTCAAAGATTTTCTATCAGTGTATGATTCTGGAAACTATTAGGGAATTGGGTGGTTTGCGTGCCTAGTTTCGGCTCCGATAGCCCACTTCAAGGTTCCATGAGACCACAAGCTTTCATGGGTTCGCCGGTCGGGTGTCGAAGTCAAATAGCTGGAGATCAAGAGCGATACGGATTCAGTCGGAAGCTTTAGGTGCCTATTTTGTAGAGCTGAGGATTTGCTAGTGAGGAGAGAAAGCAAAGCAGCCACCTTTCACTTATGAAGAAACGAAATTTAAATGAGAAGAAATATATGTTGAACAGTCTTCAAATAGGTCTTGGTATAAGAGGCACCTCATAGATACAACGCCTTGGAATAGAGAATCCAGGGTATTTTGTCCGTTCATGTTGGAGGAGAATGTTCTTGGGTATGTGCTCCTTGGAAGACCCTTTCTTTTTGTATGCATATGAGCACCTTCAAGGCAAAAATTATATATCCATGAGAATTTAAAGATGAATGTATGAGTATAGGATGCTTTTACAGAATATATGCAAAGAAGTCCTTTAATATCGATGCTATAATGCGTTTGAGTAAATGATTCAACACTTTTTTAAGTGAATCCTCCTCTGGTAATATTAGTTGGATCTATTTTGGTAACATTTATTTAGGTTTTATCTCTTTTAACATGGGTGTCATCGTCGAACGAGCTCAAATCTCCGGTATACTGCTCGTAGTTATTTTACTGAGCTTCCaattaaaatatcatcattatTTGCAATTTGATTCCTTACCCATATTTTTGGACATGACTTACTTTTGATTAGAATTTAGTTTCTTTGGATCTGATTATACTTTTTGGTTCATGAATATAGCTTTTATTAATATGTCTTTGCTTTGATTTCTGTTTTCACAGCGGAAGCTGGTTATCTTGCTATTTGGACTCCAACTCTTTAACTCATGGGGAACTGTTCAGGAAAAGTGAGAAGTTACCAATGGATGACATCAGCTCATGATGACTGTTTAGAATTTGTGGTTTAAGCAAATTATAATTTGTTGCTTGTTATTGCTGGTGCTTGGATTTCATGCTTTCCTTTTTAATTTACTAATTttgaaagctttttttttttgctttattttctACTTATTTGTGCTTTTCCATATATGCTGTCTCTCAAAAACTAACAAAGTTTATGCATGCATCCAAGCATGGATTGCATGTGCTAGTGAAATTAGGAAAAGGGTGGGTCTTGTGGTTAATGGAGAATTTATTTGTATTAGCAATAATGTTTTGAGTAGCTAAATTGCAGCTATAAAATCTCTGATCATGAGCTTTATCAAACACATATATGGTTACACATTTTTTAGGAAAATATTTGTGCACTTTCATGATTACATCTCCCACTCATATTGTCTGGATTCGGCATTGCTAGAGATTGAAAGTTCATACGCTATCTGTTGACAACTAGAGGAATCTCCTGCCTTTTCTAAATAAACTTAAATGGTTCGATTATTTCACCTTATTGTGTAGAAACCTGATGGATTTATGAATATCTTTGTCATAACATCTGATATCGGATTAATTTATATTTCTCCATCATTTCCAACCTTTAGTCAGTGACTATTTGGTGACCTTTTATGCTGTCTTTCCATTTCCTTCAGAAAGGGACAGGTAGTGATCTTGAAGAGGAGATAGACTTCGGAGGTGGAAATGTGCATGTAATTACTAGAAAAGAGAGCTGGGATCAAAAGATTTTGGAAGCAAACAAGGATGGCAAGATCGTAAGTGAACTAAGACAACCTCACttatatttggacacatcacaccaAATATTGTTATAGAATTTACTTACATAGTCACATAATTTACTTACAGAAGCATTCAATGTAACTTTGAGATCAACTTGAATTGCTCTCACCTTCATACTGTTTTTCAAATAGGTGCTTTTAAGTGTTACGTACAGAATGTTATATTCAAAATTATAGATATCAGTACTTCCAAAAGTAACTATGGAATTGTGATCACCTCACTTACATGTTGAGAGTGGTCAAGAAAAATAATGAAAGTGTTAGTAACTTGTTGAGaccaataatcttgcattcactcAGATATGTTTTCTAATGCATACACATTTAGCATCAGGTAGATATATGTCCTTATTCTATAATTGGACAAACTGGCATGAACTTTGATTTCTATTCCTACAGGTTGTAGCAAATTTCAGTGCATCTTGGTGTGGCCCATGCAGAATGATAGCACCTCTTTATAAGGAGCTGTCTCAGAAGTATCCGTCACTGATGTTTTTGACAATAGATGTTGATGAATTAATGGTAAGATCGACATTATCTTAATCTTGTCCATTGCAATTTTTCATGTCAATTATGCACATACTATTGTTTAGGATGACTTTTCCTTGAAAGACCAATAGTTTTGTGCTTGTCTGAGTTTACGTATCCTAGTTCCTGCTTGTTAATTCGTCGTCATCCCTTCTCTATATTTGTATGTGCACGTCATCCTTGAGCTTGCTTGAAGACATTCGCCGAAGTATCTCTTATTCAAGGCATCaagtatttttttctttcaattatcTTTCGCATATAACCAAGTAGCGATGGAATAAAAGTGAAACAGTTTACCCCACATCTTGTATCGAAAAAGCAAATTAGTTTTTTCATTGTTCGTTTGGGTAGTAGGGTTTTCAAAATCAGTTTTTAAAGTTTGTGGATCAACATTAGAGAAGTTCTGGGCCGACCATATTTGGCTTACGGTATACTTTTAAGCATGGGCTGTACATGTTTCAGGAATTTAGTTCGTCGTGGGATATACGTGCAACTCCAACATTCTTATTCCTGAAAGATGGGCAGCAGTTGGATAAGGTGATTGGTGCTAATAGGCCTGAGCTGGAGAAGAAGATAATCATGTCTGTGGATTCCTTAGTTCAGTGCTCCAAGGGCTCAAATTGATGAAGAGAAGGCGTCGTAACATAATATGGTATGACCTAATCCTATTCTCTTCTTTGAACACGTATTATGCCGGTCATCATTTTCCTGTTCAACTTAAGTTGCTCTACTTGACGTGACAGGCAGTAGAAAAAATGGAGGTTCATGCGATATAGTCACTGTTTTCGCAAGAATTAAGTGATATTAAAGAAGCTGTAGTGATTTTACATATGGAGGTTCATGCAGTCAGTGTCACTGTCGAGCCGCTACTTGACTTGACAAGCAGAGGAGACTAGCTGAAAGGCACTAGAAGCTGTAGTGATTTTACTCCATGTACATGCGTAGAATACAAAAGCCTATGTACTTATCTGGACATACATGTATACCTTGGCAGAATCCAGTCCTAAACTTAGGGTGTTATGGTACTGGAAGATGGATAATTGATATCCGAAAGAGTGGAGTGTGCTTTGTATTATCAATGATGATATCACAGTGCAATGAAGAATTATTTAGAGTGATGTGTATAGCAGCTCAGATTTCCAATGCTGTGGGTGAGAAGGCAAGGAGGACGATGGCTCGCGGGTGAACACAACGGGGAGCCATTGTAGTGGTAGTTGATGCAGGTCATCAGAAGGCATCAAAATCCATATACATCTGTGAAAATGAAAGTCTCAGTAATAACATGCCAAAGGAGGGAGAAGCAACGGACGGAATAAATGAAAGCTTTGATATTAGTCATGTTACTGTGATCCACACCTTTGCCCACACAAACAAACACTGAAACAAAGTGCATGAATAAATGAAAGCTAGCCAAACTGAGTGCACTCAGATCCTGAATAGTACAATTACGTGCACTCCCAACAGATAGAGATCCCCAAACGGGAATGTTGTGCATGCTGCAGTTAACAGCTAAGTCGGAAACTGTTCCGAAACAATCTTGCCATGAACACGCCCGCCCGCCCTTCTGTCAGCTTAGAGGGCTGGGCTTCTGAAGGAAAGGAGCAGGCCTCACGTACGTGAACCCTGCAAAGTCGTTCTCTCCGGCGACCGGGCTTGCGACCGGCGAATCCAACACCGACATGCTCGTCCATCGCTCGTCGAAGTTGGCGATGCAGGTCTTTCCGGCAACATTAGGCCGGAAGCTAGGCAGGATTTCCCGGGCCTCCAGTTTTCGCCAGTTGATCGATTTGAACCACTTATGGTTCTTTATCTCGTTGCTCCCACCAGGGCCACTCCCGAGCCGCTTGCTTGCTTCTTTCTGCAACAACTGGGGGGAAGGAACAAGGAACAACCTAAGAAATCTTTGATGGTCCTTCAAAGATTAGAAGTTTAACAGTGATCATGGAGGATGTTTGAGGCAAAGTGCAAGAGCATAGACTTCTTACGCCTTTCAGTAAGGAATGGGCTTCGCTGGACAAGTAAGCAGGCAGCTTTATCTTCTCCCTCATTATCTTCTGCTGCATTTTCTCTCTGTTACTACTGAAAAAAGGTGGCTGCGAATGTAACAAGTGTATTCTGACGTGAGACATTATACAAGGACAACATAGGAAGAATGAAGACTAGATTCGAACAGAGAGTCGGACCTTCCCAGTGAGCATCTCGAACAACAGGATTCCAACACTCCACCAATCAGCAGCTTTGTCATGGCCTTTTCCGAGAACGATTTCAGGAGCCATGTACTCGAGCGTCCCACAGAGGGAGTTTGATCTAGTATTTTCATCAAACTCTTTTGCCAGACCAAAGTCAGTTAACATGGCCTGAACGGAAAAAATTCATGTTGAGAAAAAACAGGAAGAAGGTGCAGATTGGGaaaatgggaaaaaaaaagaggaagacagATATGCTCACATGACCGTCTGCATCGAGGAGAATGTTCTCAGGCTTGAGGTCCCTGTGCATTATACCATTCGTATGAAGGTGGGAAACAGCAGATACTATTTCAGCTGCATACGTGCGAGCAAGATCCTCTCTGATAATGTAACCAAAAAGTTAGGTTCTACTGTGATATTCTTCCAAGTATTGCTTGCAAACGTTAGTTTGAGAAACATAAATTACCTGAACAAGCCATGGTTATAGAGCTGAAAAAATAGATGTCCTCCATTTATAAAATCGAGCACAAGATACAGGCGGTACTTTGTCTGCACAGTAGGATAAAGTATATAAAGGAGGATGAGTTTAGAAGGCCATGACAGAAACTCTCAGTTGGTAAATATCTTCATCAGAAAGCGTTTATGATCAACAGGTCTTTCGAGTAACCAGAAGCTGATAGTGTAAAAAAAAACCCTAGTATCAGTTACTGTCCTACACACACATAACGGATCGTTCTTGTGCCTTTGTTGGTTACCATAATGATTGTTACAGATGCTGTAATACATAACCTAGATAAGTAAACAAAGATGATGCTTGTGCACATAATGCAAGAATATTCGAATCGCTAAGATTGGCTTCATAGTTACAAAGGCTATGGCAGGAATTACAGGTACTGGGAGTTGGCAAACAACAAGCTCCCATAAGTTTCCTAAGATTTGGCTTcactggttggactttctaatgtCCAATTTCATGTGTCATCTTACCATAAGTTTCTATTGCTCATTGTTTGAACAATCTTATGAATGGGTCCAAAAGAGCAGGTTGATCTTGTAGCCTTATATTTGGAGGTCGTTCATGGGGATACGAAACATGATTTTGTCATGATTGCACATCAAAATATACTGCTTAACTTCAAGCAGTTTGCTGCATATGAGGACGGCCTTAGTTGGACAATAGCTTGACCCTTATGCCTGAGCAACCCAATTCTTGAGGTGCTGTATCATGTCATTAACAGACTGCTTCAATATAACAAAAAGGTAACAGATTTTACAAGTTATGCAACTTATAACTTTCATGAGTGTATTACtttcaaatttttaaaaatgaaaagAAGTTCCACTTAATTTTCCCcctagatgtagcaatggaataaAATCCTGTATAAAAGGGTGAAACCAGTGCCTGAGGTTCCTACCAGTACAgggtttggggacaatcactataCACATCAAATATTTTATAGTGCATAATATTCAGTATCCGgacattaaaattataataatagaaCAATGGTCAATATTCTATTCTAGCTCACAGCACCTATGAATCAAAATTCAGAAACGATCAAGGAAAATTTCACACCTGGAATGAGTATCTTAGTTGGACGATGAAAGGGTGATCAACTTTTGTCAAAATATCTCGCTCAGCTTTCATGTATTCAGCATGGTTCTTTTCCATAATCTTATCCTTCCGCATAACCTTCATTGCATAGATTTCAGAAGTGCCTCTTTTTTTCACCTGAAAGACTTTTCCAAATGCACCTTTCCCAACTAGCTTCAAAACCTCAAAGTCTGAAAGCCCTATGACCTCACATTTCTCAGATATTGAACCATGCGTCTCCGTGAAAGAGGTGGATGACTCCAGATCACCAGTCACTTCAGACGCACACTCCAAAAGTTCCAATGAATTGTCAGTCTCATGTATTGTGAGTTTGCTGAGCTGCAAGGACTGACTAACTGGAGTTGAAGGCCCCACCAAAGAATGTGATCGCTTGTAAATGACCACTGGATTGTCATAAACTGTCTCATTTGGAACCGATTCAGGTGCCTGATTATCAGGATTCATAACATTCACGTTAACTGAGGTCTGAACAGGGCCAGGACCAAACACATCAGAGAAATCAAACTCCATGTTCTCAGATACCGCAACATCAGGGGGACCTGTTGGAAGAAGTATCTCCATGTTTAAGTTCTTGCGACCGGTGATTTTGGTCACACTATTCATCTCAGAGGAAACCATATTTCAAAGTGCTAATCAGGTTTTGAATTTGGTGCAAGTCGCCGAAATTCCCGTCCCTGCTAAATCTGGCCTCCTCCGCAAGTCTCAAAGACAACCGATGATGAAGGATTCCTGACAATGGCCTTGAATAGCTGGAAGTCCACACGTACAACAGGAAATCCCAGGAACCCAGGGAGTAAGCACACCAAAAGACCAAAGTTGCTCTTGTTTCCCGATGTGCAGGAAACAGTAGATGCTACTGTGCTTCTTGAATTCATTAAGATTAAGTTGTCCAGAGCTGATTAACAGATTGAAAAAACCATGAGTTGTCAAGACAAAGAACAATCTGAGTTTGACCGAAAAGCATGCTTCTTACAGTGAACCATTCATTTGCTAGAACTACATAAATGAAGTTCCTCTTAGCAAGAAAATCAGATGCTGGACCAAGGTAATCAATTTCCAGGTAAGTGTTATTAGCGTAGACTAGAGGGAAAGTCAAATTTTCAACTAAATTTGGACTGAAATTTCTCATAATTTTGAGATGATTGGAAGAGGCTTCCATCATTACTTTTGTTAACTATTTTAGGTAAATGTTTAAAGTCATGTTTTGTGTTGTATTAAGGTCTACGAGTCACGATTGGGGTATAATTT belongs to Musa acuminata AAA Group cultivar baxijiao chromosome BXJ3-5, Cavendish_Baxijiao_AAA, whole genome shotgun sequence and includes:
- the LOC135638065 gene encoding serine/threonine-protein kinase AtPK2/AtPK19-like — protein: MVSSEMNSVTKITGRKNLNMEILLPTGPPDVAVSENMEFDFSDVFGPGPVQTSVNVNVMNPDNQAPESVPNETVYDNPVVIYKRSHSLVGPSTPVSQSLQLSKLTIHETDNSLELLECASEVTGDLESSTSFTETHGSISEKCEVIGLSDFEVLKLVGKGAFGKVFQVKKRGTSEIYAMKVMRKDKIMEKNHAEYMKAERDILTKVDHPFIVQLRYSFQTKYRLYLVLDFINGGHLFFQLYNHGLFREDLARTYAAEIVSAVSHLHTNGIMHRDLKPENILLDADGHAMLTDFGLAKEFDENTRSNSLCGTLEYMAPEIVLGKGHDKAADWWSVGILLFEMLTGKPPFFSSNREKMQQKIMREKIKLPAYLSSEAHSLLKGLLQKEASKRLGSGPGGSNEIKNHKWFKSINWRKLEAREILPSFRPNVAGKTCIANFDERWTSMSVLDSPVASPVAGENDFAGFTYVRPAPFLQKPSPLS
- the LOC135638066 gene encoding thioredoxin H4-1-like, with protein sequence MGNCSGKKGTGSDLEEEIDFGGGNVHVITRKESWDQKILEANKDGKIVVANFSASWCGPCRMIAPLYKELSQKYPSLMFLTIDVDELMEFSSSWDIRATPTFLFLKDGQQLDKVIGANRPELEKKIIMSVDSLVQCSKGSN